In Diorhabda sublineata isolate icDioSubl1.1 chromosome 2, icDioSubl1.1, whole genome shotgun sequence, the sequence aatagcCAATAACTGCCAACATTACCTCTTCATTGCTGGAAACTCTTGGCTCACtgagtcattttttcaagtctggttacagaaaataatccaaggggaCTAAATCTGACggatagggtgcatgaggtagcaattcagatttaaattaataaattttggcAATTGCAATAACTGAAATTATCCCATGTGCATTCAAAAAAAATGAagccatgaccttgtctgcagatggaacagtctttaCCTTCTTTGTTGGTTGCAGGTCATATGtcctcgtttaaactctacCACCCAATATTTAACTGCTGATAGCGAAGGACCAGTCTCAcccagaatagaatctagttcagttttcaAACTttaaacatatgctgtatagattgtgtactttctaatacagtggtatttttcaaacaactaccaccatctctaTGTCAGGCCAGTTACATCTAAGCATCCTTGTAAtgaaattggttaaaaattttacttgatATTGTATATATGTCCCATTCAATATGTACCACTACTGTTTAAAATATGTTTACTTAAGTGTAGTTATATTTATCAAAGTTAGAATCCtcgaacttttttttaattgcagGAAGCCATCAAAGCCAAGTTTGGATTAGACGAGTCAAGATTAAGAATATATCTTCACTATCACCCATCATTCTATCACCTTCACATACATTTTGGTTTTTTACAACATGATGCACCAGGAATTCTAACAGAAAAAGCACATCTTTTGTCACAAGTCATCAATAATATTGAACTTTTACCTGATTACTACCAAAAAGCAACAATACCATTTGTTGTTAGAGAGAATGATGTATTGTGTAAAAAACTTCAAGAACACGgtgttttaaatatttcttaaaatggcagaagtGTACAAGACTGTTCTTTTGGAAATTAGACCTCGACTACAATGTGTAAATGCATTTATTAAGTTGTGTTCTAATAGGAATCCCATAGAAGTTGTTCTTGAACATGATGCCATATTGCTATTAATAAATAAGGAAATCACTAAAATTGGTTGCAAGAATATGAAAATAGTGACAAATAGTTTATCTTCATTGAGAGTGACTGTTAATTTTTTAAGTTTCAGATTCTTGACAGAAATAACTCATGAAAACAAAGGTAGTTTTAAGGcagaatttttacaaaacacAGTAGCTAGTATAGAATCGTTAAGTAATAAACCATTATTGTCAACTAATTCACGGTATATTATACAATGTGCTAATTGTAAAAAATCACTTTCAAACCATCTTCAATTTCATCGAGTATTACCATTACCATCAGAAACTTTAGATGCCAGTGATTGGTTCTGTCATAATCATGGGAATTCTGGTAGCATCAGTTTAGACCCAAAACCAAATGACTTATTTTATTCCCAATGTTTTGTACATATTAACATTGAATGTGCAATTAACTTGAAAGTATCAAATAATGTATTGgtttgtaaattttgtttaaaatggtTAGGAAAAAAACATAACAACAACACTATTAAATTATGGTTTAATACAGTGATGTTTTCAAATGACAATACTTCAATTGCCTCATCAAGTTTAGAAGACTGTTTTCAAGTCATAAAAAATACTCTTAAACTTTCTTTACACAACGCATCAAAACTGATCCTGTCTTGCCAGACTTCCCGTACAAATACTGATACTTTATTACTGTGGGTCTTGGAAAAGAACCTTCATATATTATTTGGAGAAGAATGCCTTAAAGATCATCATGTGGCtaaagttttattcaaatttgtcaaaatagaTGATATATTGCTTAAAGAATGGCATGATGATTCTTTGGTTAGTAATATAGACATATCTAAACCTATGATGGTGGATTTGTTGACCAATTTGTATAAATGTAATGAATTATTTCctttagaatattctaaatcCAATGATTTTAGAGtatcttatttatttctatCCGAAATTTTCCAATAACAATTCCGATTTTATCCTACAGGTAATAGAAAATATCTGCTCCCtgctatttttatatatttatatgtaccTACCACTAACCATCTGAAAaggtttaatatattttgtattatgtaATTGGTACATGAAATATAGTATTTGTAAAATTGttccaattatttataataaaatatgccCCAATTCGAATATGCTCATAACTCCTAGttggaaaaaaatacattatacttatttttttatgtatttgttggtatgaattgcaagataaacaaaaatttttaaacaacgaCATTGTTTAAATTGCTTGCAGCTTTTGCAATGTTGTGCAGTCGATAATGTAATCGATACAACTGATGAGCTCGAATAAGCGATCGATTGTTCTAGAAATACGCTTTGTTTGCTTCTCACTGACTTGAAATAGTTGGATCGTTTTGAGACGCCCTATATAACCAAGAAAAATTTGTTAGGAATAATTCTTGCAAATCTGGTTGTTCTCTATCAGTCATTGCAAATTAATTCTTTGTGAAAACAGTCTTCTTttactaatataatttttaaagaacCTACATCGACCTTCAGCTTTTTTTAAGTCTAATCCTAGTTAACCAACCCTGTTATTTTAGTCTTTGTTTAGTGTTATTTGCACCATGAACCACAAGATGTACATTAAAGATATCTTATAGTGGTGgagatttagaaaaataaataaatgaaattatgaaacgaactcaaaattttacaaaatcagaaaaagtcctcattgaaatttgtttatctaCTGCTTTCGCGGACTCTCATGGACTTTTTTCATCTtactaaattattcatttaaatacaaatataagcACAGCTGTGGATAAAAATATAGTTGAGAACTGGATAATTTGATTTGCCTAGGGGACTGTATTTTATGTGATTATTACTGTGATATTcgtaatgaacacactgtttacaccatcaCTACACtaacaatcacaattacacagAGACTGagggtaaacagtttaccttcattCTCTGTAcaattgtgattgttggtgtagtggtgtaaacagtttaccttcaatctctgaagacgataatttggttatcgaaacgcgcgtcacaatataatttgaatgtaaACAATATTCAGTTTTAATGTAAACAACGTTATGTTCGTTCCCCGTGTCAATATGTAGCCAGATTGTGATGAAATACCTAATAACCTGTAAAGTTGttgtttaaatttttccaaGTTGTTTTTCGATTTTAATGTACACTTGAGTCCCGCTAGTCCGATCACGGGTAATCCGAACACGTTCCAGAAATTGTTTGTAAATGAAGTACATAATTTTGGtctattgtaaatatatatttcacatAATTAAGACAAGGTGAATTATGTTGACAAGAAATGAATTAGTATACTACAAGGGCCGAAAGTTAAATTTCCGGCTTAGCCTCGGGTATCATGATGAGCAGGATCGAGAAGTTAACTTTTGGCCCGTGTATTGTatacgatttttcttcatagCCGGTCGAAAGTACgatattaatttcactttttatgatattaataattatttattactaatgACAGCAATTAACACTTTGTCAAAGCAAGAGAATAAATAGTCCCTAGTTACGAGTGTAATTACGCATGAGACATTTTTTCCTCCCgcaaacaataaacaaaataataaataataataataaaagaataaacttttgtttttagtCGCGCAGTTCTGCCATTTTCTCGTGAACAAGACATACGCGATGTGGCAGTAGACTGTTACTCCAAGTAGCGAAGGGCAAGGTCAAGAGCAGCTGCTGTCTCATTGTGCGAGACTTTATTCTGTCCCTCCGCGCATCCTGGCTCATCGCCGCTCCCCTCCTCGTTGCACTGAACCTGTTCGAACGTCACGTCTGCGATAATGTCATTATCTGTCAAAGATTCGGCGCTATCGGCATCTGCCGCCATCCATTCATTCACGTCTGCTTCGACTGCATCCTCATAACTTGGAGTCTCCATTGTTTATTCCAAGATTTTCTTATTGCCCCAACTGTAACATTTTCCCAAAACTCAGCTGCCCAATAGACAACATCTTTACGGTTGTTTCTTTAATCTTTTGTACCAAAGGGATGATATGGtcttgaattaaaaatttttcaaaaaccgTTTTAGTATTTCAACTTCAGCTCCCGCAAAACTTCCTAGTTCATTGGCTGTAGTAAAGGAGTCACATTTGGTGATAAAAAGGCCGACTTTATCTCACGGCAAGTAAATTCTTCAATGTCTGGGTGGGACGAGGTATTGTCAATCAAAAGGATTGCACGTGGAAGTAGATCATTTTCCTTACTAAACTGTTTAACAGAAGGCACGAATTTATCATGAAaccattttttgaatattttgccGCCCATCCAGCCTCTTTTCTCGTGTCTGTAAGTGACTTCATGTTGATATGTTTAAAGGCTCGAGGCTTAGCACCTTTCCCATTATCATGAGAGGAAGTTTATGCTTACCGGCAGTATTTAATAAGCCATTAATGTTACTCGGTCCTTACTCATTTTAAAATCGGTTTCGTCGGCGTCATAAATTTGTTGGGGCGAATAAATTGATTTAGCTATCAAATTTAGCAAGGTACTCCTGCGCTGCAGCATGATCAGAAAAAAGCTGTTCCCCAGTTATAGTTAACTGTGGTATACCATGGTGCTTATTCAATTGGCCAAACCATCCGGTACTGACCATAAATGAATTTTCGGCATTTAATAATACGTCCAACTGCATAGGTTTTTCCTGAATAGATCCACTTAAAGGGGAGAACTACAGAAAAAATGCTTCGTCAACCGATTTTCAAAAGTTGCCTCGGAAGACGTTGTGCAATATTATTGAAGCTTCGCACGGTTTTTTTTCTAGTTGCTTTGCTAAAGTTTAACTATTTTGCTAGTTTTAGTAGCCATTTAACTTTCCTTTCACATTTCAAAAATCTCATATTTCGAACACAACAAAAAACACTACAGTACTGTATATTCACACTTACACAACACGCACAGGTGACCGACCGCagtacaaacaaaattaaactaGATTTAGGTTATGTTGGCTCTGGAGTTATGAAGGAGAGTGCAAAATAAAACACTACGGCGGAAATCGGCGCAATAACGTGAATATTTTTCTAACCAAAGAACAAGAATAAAAAACAGTACCACCAATACAGTCCAGGGTTGCCAGATCCTTGATTGCTGAATACGGGACAATCTACCCCCCTTCCCGAAAAACAAGAGCGGGAAAATCTACCCCACCCTTCCCGAAAAACAAGAGCGGGAAAATCttcatagaaataaagaaacataaagttaaaaaaataatctttaaaacgaaaaatttccTAAAATGTATTATCTTGACCTtagtattaatataattaatattcattttttaataacattttaatcaattaaattaaaatataataaataaacgaaAGTTTGGTTTAAATCAACTTgattattagaaatgttgattTGTTTTTAAGTTAATTTTACTTTGATCAAAATAGTATTTA encodes:
- the LOC130452607 gene encoding E3 ubiquitin-protein ligase E3D, encoding MAEVYKTVLLEIRPRLQCVNAFIKLCSNRNPIEVVLEHDAILLLINKEITKIGCKNMKIVTNSLSSLRVTVNFLSFRFLTEITHENKGSFKAEFLQNTVASIESLSNKPLLSTNSRYIIQCANCKKSLSNHLQFHRVLPLPSETLDASDWFCHNHGNSGSISLDPKPNDLFYSQCFVHINIECAINLKVSNNVLVCKFCLKWLGKKHNNNTIKLWFNTVMFSNDNTSIASSSLEDCFQVIKNTLKLSLHNASKLILSCQTSRTNTDTLLLWVLEKNLHILFGEECLKDHHVAKVLFKFVKIDDILLKEWHDDSLVSNIDISKPMMVDLLTNLYKCNELFPLEYSKSNDFRVSYLFLSEIFQ